A region of the Clostridiales bacterium genome:
CTAAACGCCGTAAAAAGAGCGCTTGATAATATTATAAGAACAAGCGCGCCCAAATATCTTATTTTATTAAACCTTATGGTCCTAAGCGACTTTAAAAAAAGCAGTTTCATTATATTTACCATTCAAGCTCGTGGGCTTGCAGTATGTTTTGGTTGACTTGGTTTTTAACAATTTCGCCGTTTTTTAGCGCCATTATTCTATCGGCCATCTTGGCGATTTCGCTGTTATGGGTAACCAGCAATACGGTAGTGTTGTATTTTTTATTGATATTTCTTAACAGCTTCAAAACCTCAATGGAGTTTTCATAATCAAGCGCGCCCGTGGGCTCGTCGCAAATCAAAAGCTTAGCGTTTTTGACTACGGCGCGGGCGATTGCCACTCTTTGCTGCTGGCCTCCGCTCAGCTTGGAGGGAAACTTGTTTTTTTGGTCCAAAATCCCCACGCTGTCTAGCACTTCGTCAATATCTAGCGGGTTTTTGGCGATATTGGCGGCGACTTCCACATTTTCCTTTATAGTAAGGGAGGGTATAAGATTATAAAACTGGAAGACAATGCCGATATGCTCGCGCCTAAACTCGGTAAGCGCGTTGTCATTTAGGGCGGTAATTTGGGTATCCATTATTGTAACGCTTCCGCCGCTTGGGCGGTCTATGCCGCCAATT
Encoded here:
- a CDS encoding ABC transporter ATP-binding protein, with protein sequence MKELVTVKDLVKIYRAGGADFYALKKISFYVLEGEFCVVLGPSGSGKSTLMNIIGGIDRPSGGSVTIMDTQITALNDNALTEFRREHIGIVFQFYNLIPSLTIKENVEVAANIAKNPLDIDEVLDSVGILDQKNKFPSKLSGGQQQRVAIARAVVKNAKLLICDEPTGALDYENSIEVLKLLRNINKKYNTTVLLVTHNSEIAKMADRIMALKNGEIVKNQVNQNILQAHELEW